The window ATTCCCGGCGATCAGTGTACAGTGCGGCACAGTGACATCGCCGCATGGCGTGAGGGTAGCGACCTGAAACGCTAAGGCTGCGCGGGCGCCTTTTTTTTGCGGCTGAATGAAAGCAGCTGCGTTCCGCGACGACCCCGGCCACGCGTCGACCCACTCCGGCAGCAGGTCATTTGCCTTCGCGTGCGGCGCAATATTTACTTATCCCAACCGCCACCAGTCAGGGATGACGCTGCCCGCCGTGTCCACTTCGCTCCTGCTTTCCGCGCTCAAGCGCGCTGCGCTGCTGGGCCTTGCCTGGCTGGTCCTGACCGGCGGCCAGCTTGGCGCGCTTCCGTATCTTCTCATCACCGTTCCGGCTGCTACGGCGTTGAGCCTTGTCCTCCTGCCGCCGGGACCGCGCCCTTTGCGGCTTCTGGCCCTGTTTGCGCTGTTTCCAGGCTTTCTGGTGCGCTCGGTCATGGGCGGGGTGGATGTCGCCTGGCGGGCCTTCCATCCGCGCCTGCCCGTGAAGCCGGGCTGGATAGAGCTTGAAACCCGGATGCAGGACGGCCCCGCCCGCGCGCTCTACGGCGCCGAGACGAGCCTTCTGCCCGGTACGCTGTCTGCCGGATGTGATGCGCAAGGCATGAAAATCCACTGCCTTGAGGTGACGGATCGCGCGCGTGAGCGCCTGATCATCGAGGAAGAGCGCCTTGCGCGCGCCTTTTCACAGGATGAGGCGCAGGGCCGCGATGATGGCTGACCTCTTCATGCTCGCCGCCCTGTGCGTACTGATCTCGGTTGCCGGAGCGCTGATCCGCGCCTGGCGGGGGCCGGGCCGGGCC is drawn from Glycocaulis alkaliphilus and contains these coding sequences:
- a CDS encoding Na+/H+ antiporter subunit E, yielding MSTSLLLSALKRAALLGLAWLVLTGGQLGALPYLLITVPAATALSLVLLPPGPRPLRLLALFALFPGFLVRSVMGGVDVAWRAFHPRLPVKPGWIELETRMQDGPARALYGAETSLLPGTLSAGCDAQGMKIHCLEVTDRARERLIIEEERLARAFSQDEAQGRDDG